One Synechococcus sp. MU1617 DNA window includes the following coding sequences:
- a CDS encoding DUF4278 domain-containing protein, protein MELTFLGNKYAKTETVSTRPTIQLKYMGKSYRAEQIQSVRNSVALTYRGVSYSKV, encoded by the coding sequence ATGGAACTCACTTTCTTGGGCAACAAATATGCAAAGACAGAAACAGTATCTACGAGGCCAACAATCCAACTGAAATACATGGGAAAAAGCTATCGCGCTGAGCAAATCCAATCCGTTCGCAATTCTGTTGCTCTGACCTACCGCGGCGTCTCTTACTCCAAAGTCTAG
- a CDS encoding TFIIB-type zinc ribbon-containing protein codes for MAVTVCQNCGSRRFLADRSMAGRLVCQNCGLAAGSRAGRSAPGSSRRSTGTKKRWLVILLIAVIVLVVVTS; via the coding sequence TTGGCCGTCACCGTCTGCCAGAACTGCGGAAGCCGCCGGTTTCTTGCCGACCGATCCATGGCCGGTCGGCTGGTCTGTCAGAACTGCGGCCTGGCGGCCGGGAGCCGAGCCGGGCGTTCCGCACCGGGCAGCAGCCGTCGCAGCACCGGAACTAAAAAACGCTGGCTGGTGATCCTGCTGATCGCGGTAATCGTGCTGGTGGTGGTCACGTCGTGA